ATGTTCACAGGGAATAAATTTGCTGAAGATGATGCAAAATGGTTTGCAGATGCCTTTTCAGTAAGTGTAAATCAATGGCGCCGAACAGAACAGAAAACGAATCCAGTTATCATAGTGAATCTCTATGGGTAAAatgaagagggaaaaaaagtttgtgcatgtgttttctttgcaCTTCTAATAAAGCCAATCTAATCAAAgttatttcggtaacactttacaataggttttcgtttgttaacattagttaactacactAGAAAACATAAACCGACAATGAACATCACTTCTAGAGCGTTTGTTAATCTTAATTTACTAgcctaatacatttttaaaatcaaaagttttacatacatagttcagtcatgaaactccaACCAAGCACTGATTTGTTCCTCTAAGGCCGTGGCATTAACCAACCAGACGTACTTCCTActccatcctaggtgtatttgactttcttctttctgatgaacacaatcagagttatattaataaatatcctgatgcatccgagctttataatagcagtgaacAGGAaacaatgagtatgagctgaagaaagtgcatccatccattataaacatttttttcttttttcttttttctttttttctttttaactcGACATTTTTAACAGCTTGGGGGACATTCATAAGTATTGTTTTCATAGGTATTGTACTTtatagaaaatgtattttttaaagcacacattacattacattaccaAAGATAAAATGGTCAAATAAAACCTTTTCCCTTTCCTAGTGTTTAATTTAGCTTAGCATAGTGCAAACTGGTTTAAAAGACTCTCTTAATGATCTAGAACAAAAAAGTATCATGATAACACGCTAAGTTTTTGGTGCACaaattacacactgcaccttttaaGAAGTAATGCGAAAAGTTTTATTGCAAGAAATTGTGTATAAACAAACAGAACTTTTGTTTTTGAGAATAGAAACATctcatgtgtctcttttcagaGCAACTACAGAGTCAAGGAGCTGGATTTGAGCCACAATCAGTTCTGCGGGAGAGGCGGTGAACATCTGGGTCAGATGATAGGTAAATAAGACACGTGTGATGTGAGAGAATTAAACGTCACAACACAATAGGAAGAAACCACAGTAATTTAATGTCTGTTCATGCAGCAAATAATGACGGTATAGAAGCTCTTGATCTGAGCTGGAATCATCTGCGAATGAAAGGAGCTGTAGCTTTCTGTGCTGGACTAAAGGTACCAccacacaaacatacagtatttaGGGCCCTAAGAAAGGAGTTTGGGCCGCACCCACACTCCACTGAATTTTGATGCGTTCTCCTGTCACAAATTAATACAAATCCATATCTGCAAATATGGAACCTTGAGTCTCAGACCTTATCAACaatatgtgttttgtcaagattagtGTAATGATTATGTTCTGTTATATTGTCTCTTCTTTTGACATTCTGTTCTCTttcctttagttcctgtttAGTTTCGGTCTCCTTGGTTTCTGATTATGTCCTcgtttgtttctatggttacccATTATGTTCACCTGTGTCTCATTTAGTTTCCTTTAGCTACTACACTAATCCGtgtacatttgaaaacacatctctctctttctgttttggCCTTCCATCCACACTGAGATGGGATTTTTGTCTTATGAAAACAAATTTTTGAAGACATTCTTGTCACAGACATATTGTTGGGTTTGAGTCCACCTTATTTGAGTTTGCGTTTAACCAATCGAGTCCTGGTCAAGTCCGAGTCCAAAAAGGGCCAAGTCTGaatcaaactaaatattactgTATGTCATTAAGTCTATCTTAggcttgttttttatttcacagtATACTGCTGAGCAAACTGCAAGTCACCATATAATGGAAGTTATGGCTGACTTCACTTCTGTAGTGTGacacatttctgagtgaaacagcctTTCTAATGTGAAAAACTATAGAGTGGGATTTGACTGTTTAAAGTACTGTTTCTATGGTAACAAAATgtccaattttaaaaaatttttcacatggaaaaaaaattgagtGTTTAAGCttacctaatttatgatgacTTATAAAGTATGTGAttgtaaaaacacaataaaatgtgTACCAAGTGCACTGACAGTTAACACATTAATGGttgaattaaattttagtaatcaaaaagaaTGCCTAATTAACTGAAATCATGAAACGGACAATTTAACAACAGTTTAtcaaaagtttaacaaaaatatattgttatatttttagtagATAACAATGTTTCAAATGccacctatttttatttatttttgaattatatttaataaatcaattttcattttatggaccATAACAATTAAAATCTTGACAGTATTGATCATAGTTTTATCAGTTTAATCAGTTGGGAACAATGTATTATAGATATATGAACAAATAGCCATAATTACTTATGAATGATGTAACTATAATTGTTTTATCGCAAAACTTGTGTCAGACCAATTAAACTCATCTGTTTGTAAATTTCACTTCCTCATTGATTCACACTCATTGATTTGAAGCAAGCcatttcaaatttaattcaattGTTACAGGCATGATACATACAATATTGCCAAAGCATTAAACACAACAAGCAAtgacaagaaaaagaaatgtacaaCATAACAAAGTCATTACAGAACAGCAGCACGTCATTTAAAGTGTATACAGAAagattcatattttaaattccTTCAAGGTCAGTGGTTAGATTTTTCACAGGATTACATgcatttcagtgtcacattgtGCAAATCATGAAGAGATTTCTGTCTCCTCAGGTCAACACGACTTTGAAACACTTAGACCTGTCATGGAACGGCTTTGGAAATGAGGGTGCTTTAGCTCTGGGTGAAGCACTCAAGTTTAACAACACGCTGGTGCACCTGGACCTCAACAACAACCGCATCACTGATGAAGGAGCGAGCCTGCTGTGTAAGGGGCTGGAGGCTAACGATACTCTCAGAGTGCTGCAGGTGGGTGGGACGGACCTTTAGACTCTCTTACTGTATACTGCTTACtttaaaatgacaacaaattCACCTTTTCAAACATTGCACAAGTACAATGCAATATGTTCATATGCAGCAATTCATTCAGTGAGCATTTAAATTACCACCTCTAagctgttgtgttgtgttgtttttatctggttttccagtacaaatatctaataTTCTTAGATCAATTACTTGAGAAGCAAGATGACATATTAAGTCTTGCTTTTtgagtgagtttttgcttaaaacaagaaaaaaatgtcagaaaaataatctttccCCTTTGAGTTTTTTTTGACCCTGCTGATAGATATTTGTCCTTGTTTTAAGCAGAAACCCACTTAATTTTCAGAAAATAACACTATATCATTACGTCACTATATCACTTCTTCAGTAAATGTAtcctgatttaaaaatgtttagatatttgtactggaaaactacacaaaaatactgaggaagaaaatattttttgcagtgtacttAAAATTGTACTAAAACTTGAACACATATTTTGAAGTATCATCTGTGATATACTGATGTTTCCTTACAGCTGGCGTATAACTCATTAACAGTAGAGGGGGCTCTTACTTTGATCAATGTAGTGAAGAACACACCTAAAACTGCCATTGAGGAGATCAACATATGTGTGAGTGCAAACTGCTTTTGCTTCAGGCCGAGCCAGCAAAGTACACAGTCTGCTTATCCTACAAAATGTACTggaatacaggtgctggtcatataattagcatatcatcaaaaagttgatttatttcactaattccattcaaaaagtgaaacttgtatattatattcattcattacacacagactgatatatttcaaatgtttatttcttttaattttgatgattataactgacaactaaggaaaatcccaaattcagtatctcagaaaattagaatattgtgaaaaggttcaatattgaagacacctggtgccacactctaatcagctaatgaactcaaaacacctgcaaaggcctttaaatggtctctcagtctagttctgtaggctacacaatcatggggaagactgctgacttgacagttgtccaaaagatgaccagtGACacaggagggcaagacacaaaaggtcattgcaaaagaggctggctgttcacagagctctgtgtccaagcacattaatagagaggcgaagggaaggaaaagatgtggtagaaaagtgtacaagcaataggagaggattgtgaaacaaaacccattcaaaactgtgggggagattcagaaagagtggactgcagctggagtcagtgcttcaagaaccactacgcacagacgtatgcaagacatgggtttcagctgttgcattccttgtgtcaagccactcttgaacaacagacagcgtcagaagcgtctcgcctgggctaaagacaaaaaggactggactgctgctgagtggtccaaagttatgttctctgatgaaagaaaattttgcatttcctttggaaatcagggtcccagagtctggaggaagagaggagaggtaCACAAGGTCTCCAaggtttccacagtcagtgatggtttggggtgccatgtcatctgctggtgttggtccactgtgctTTCTGAgatccaaggtcaacgcagccgtataccaggaagttttagagcacttcatgcttcctgctgctgaccaactttatggagatgcagatttcaattttcaacaggacttggcacctgcacacagtgccaaagctaccagtacctggtttaaggaccatggtatccctgttcttacttggccagcaaactcgcctgaccttagaaaatctatggggtattgtgaagaggaagatgcgatatgccagacccaacaatgcagaagagctgaaggccactatcagagcaacctgggctcttataacacctgagcagtgccacagactgatcgactccatgccacgccgcattgctgcagtaattcaggcaaaaggagccccaactaagtattgagtgctgtacatgctcatacttttcatgttcatacttttcagttggccaagatttctaaaaatcctttctttgtattggtcttaagtaatattctaattttctgagatactgaatttgggattttccttagttgtcagttataatcatcaaaattaaaagaaataaacatttgaaatatatcagtctgtgtgtaatgaatgaatataatatacaagtttcactttttgaatggaattagtgaaataaatcaactttttgatgatattctaattatatgaccagcacctgtatattaacACGACCATAACCTGCATAGACCAATCAGTATgcaaaatagtttattttttgaataaactttatttattgttcTGATAAGGCATCCAGTATGGAGGTTCAAAAGGGAATCAACAACAGTAAGgcacatttaaataatgtaaaagatGAAGGCATCAAGAAAAATAGATAAACTAAATGATTACTACACTCCAGTAGTGCAATAATGTTCCAGATGGCCTGTTAACTTTTGGATTCATTCCCATAGAAAAGCTTTGAATCACTAATTCGACAGTTGTGTattttattaggctactgttaACTCTTTGTTATCAGCGATGGCAAttgtttaaacaaaattaacccATTCAGAACGGACAATTGTTTGGGCTTTCAAAGAAAAGTTAGCtgatgttaatattaattataaatagaTATAGGCCTACGAGAAAATGAATGATGactggaaaacaagatttaTCTGTAGATTTGCATTTactttcatttgcatttattttgttctttttgtgcttaaagatgttttttttatggcCAGATTAAAACGAATTTCACACATTAACAGGAATAATAATCTGCAGCTACACAATATGACAATTTTTTTGAAGGTCTGATCCCAGCTAAGAAAAATATTCTAAGAACATACACATGACATACAGGAAGTGTTTTGTCCTTTTACCGTTActtattttactgcatttttactgcatttagtcgtgacccaccagttgagaacagtaaaatacagaattagaataaaatgtgttttcttggCACAATGATGCTTGTGTTTGTAGAACGTTCTGGTGAATGAGAACTTCGTGCAGCTCTTAGAGTTGATCTGTCAGGAACATCCCAGTCTGGAGGTGCAGTATGGAGGAGTCGGAGGCTTTATCGCCAAAAAGCCTCGGAAACGCATTGATCCCATGAAAGTCATTCAGGTAGATAGCCATGGGAATTAAAACGGCTTATTAGTAAATTGGCGAAAATTTTGTATTTCTCAAGTCTGATGGTTTTGCACTTGCTGAGTTGTCTTTTTGCAGGATTACCTTGATCAGCGCAAGCTTCGTCTGTGGGACTTCTTCCGTAACATAGACAAAGATGGGACAATGCGTGTTCCTGTCGTAGACTTCAGAAAAGCCGTTCAGGTATTGACTACATTTCAAGACTTCCATTTGTGTTATTTCAGAGTTTTCATCATGAgcacagattaaaaaaatatgttctaagaacttTTTGTTATCATTCTCATTAAGTTATGACAGCGTTATTTCTGAATAAcatccaatttttttaaatatttaaaaaatattatgttaacattaagggaacattctgTTTTATCATTcctcaaacattatgggaacattacatgaaacaagtagtaacatttaaaaaaaaacaaaaaaaaaaacgaatatccaactaaaatatttcagaacatttttttttgtgctaatgGTTTGAGAACATTGTTAAAGAAAAGATAATTCTGAACAAACATTACTGGAACCTTGAGAGAACCTAACCAAAACATTACCCAATGTTTCTGAGAACGATTTCTCAGTTagctatggaagcccatttccgccactaaataaaaaaataaaaagagtaattgcgactttttatctcagaattctgactttttatctcacaattgcgagttataaagtcacaattctgagatgaaaacttgcaattgcgagaaaaaaagtcagaattgtgagtttatatctcagaattctgactttatatcacgcaattgtgagatataaactcgcaattgcgagataaaaagtcagaattctgagataaaaagtcgcaattactctttttatttttttatttagtggcggaaacgggttTCCATAGTTAGCTGGGACTGCACTATTATTCTGTGGAAAATAGTTCAAGAATGAGTAGATGAGTCCAAACATCTGGTAGTGTAAAACTATGTAAAAAAAGGTAACCCTGAGCATTAAATGACATGCGTTATTATTTCTGGTCACACCATACAGCAATCCAGCATCCCACTGGAGAGATTCCAGATTGAGGAGTTGATTCAGAGACTGGACAGAGACCGAACAGGCATAGTGGACTACAGGTGGACTCTCTTTTACCGCTCTACCACAAACAATGAGATAATGTAGTCATTAAACATTAATGCACACAGAAACTGTGTGTAAAACACACAGACTCTGTACACCAGGACCGTTCTCACCAATACTGCAACTTTATGATCATGACAGGAAATTGTGAAATCCCAGTGACTCTGTAATTAGTCTGTACTAGAGTTCACTAAATATAAGTTATAAGAACTGCCTATAACCGTTCAAAACTTGAGGGTCAATGTGGCGCTCACATTAAAAACCAATGGAATATTCAATTTGAGCAGGTGATTTATGTAAACTTTAAGCCTAGAATTAGCATAGAAATATAGGTATGTAACATCACTTCTCATTCTCATTGCACTTTGCTGACCTTCACAGTGCAGTTATTATTGCTGAACTATTGCCTTGCTACCCCACAGAGGCCTGGCAGATACTAGGAAACAGATGATGCGAGACCACCGCCGCCAACTGCGTAAAGTGGAGTCAAGGCAGAAGAAGGAGAAACAGAAGAGCGACAGGATCCTCAAAACCTTTGAGAGCGCAGTAGAGGCCGTCACTCCACGGAGCTCCATGATAATATCTCCAGGCGCTGCcaaagaggactccagtggtcCCCAGCACTTCTCTGCCACCCCGCTCAGCTCCTGGCACCATATAATCATGTCCAACAGCAGCCGCTACTCCGTCAATAACATGAGCAGCGAGCACGTGCACCTTCCCATGATAGGGAACCCCTCGAGATCACCAGACATGCGCTCATATTCACAGCCAAACCTTTTCGCCAGTATCCCTAAACCATCGACCAGCAAACCCACTTCTGCCCAAGGATTGCACTCCACGTCCAACCCAAGTGTGGCCAGCAGTAAACTCAGCCCCACTGCTAACCTGACCAGATCCAGGCCGGCGTTAAACACTGAGCCCACCAGTAAAGCAAAGGTTAAAGGGAAGAAAAAGAAGaccaagaaaagaaaagaaaagatatAATGTCAAAAGGATATGGTGTTAATGCCTGTCAAGCTCCACAAAGGGAATAAGAAAATTCAGAAGACTTTAAATATATAGCACATGAGATATAtgggacattttttattatatatatttttttttgtcgttTTGGAGGGTTTCCTCTGGGGACTCTGGTTTCCCCTACATTCTAAAGACATCCCAGATAGCAAATTGATTCTGGAACCAATCTGGTTGGTTTTTGGTTGAGTTTGGCCCACATGGAAATATGGCCCAAGATTCGCCCAGAAGCTGCTTGCAAAAAGTCAACCAGATCCATGCCGGAAGCAAACCAAAACTCAGCCAcaatagccgcttttccactgtcgggccagcgCGAGCCAGGGCTTTCAGCGGACCAG
This window of the Ctenopharyngodon idella isolate HZGC_01 chromosome 17, HZGC01, whole genome shotgun sequence genome carries:
- the LOC127498040 gene encoding leucine-rich repeat-containing protein 74A isoform X2, with amino-acid sequence MSLNVNSMTTNASGMTSLPTAVEQVSHIHLLLRHVNQLHTCRTTLDTSAGTLSNCMLEMKGDDFSVHSLSLDSLSLTEHEHPHEVVLEDEADTDARVSELKHIRQDLSTEELYLQACKLVGVVPVRYFLRNLGCTTINLNHHGLGPLGGKALAIALVTDMHTTTLELADNFLLAEGARYLMEMLRANFTIQNLSNYRVKELDLSHNQFCGRGGEHLGQMIANNDGIEALDLSWNHLRMKGAVAFCAGLKVNTTLKHLDLSWNGFGNEGALALGEALKFNNTLVHLDLNNNRITDEGASLLCKGLEANDTLRVLQLAYNSLTVEGALTLINVVKNTPKTAIEEINICNVLVNENFVQLLELICQEHPSLEVQYGGVGGFIAKKPRKRIDPMKVIQDYLDQRKLRLWDFFRNIDKDGTMRVPVVDFRKAVQQSSIPLERFQIEELIQRLDRDRTGIVDYRGLADTRKQMMRDHRRQLRKVESRQKKEKQKSDRILKTFESAVEAVTPRSSMIISPGAAKEDSSGPQHFSATPLSSWHHIIMSNSSRYSVNNMSSEHVHLPMIGNPSRSPDMRSYSQPNLFASIPKPSTSKPTSAQGLHSTSNPSVASSKLSPTANLTRSRPALNTEPTSKAKVKGKKKKTKKRKEKI
- the LOC127498040 gene encoding leucine-rich repeat-containing protein 74A isoform X1, producing the protein MSLNVNSMTTNASGMTSLPTAVEQVSHIHLLLRHVNQLHTCRTTLDTSAGTLSNCMLEMKGDDFSVHSLSLDSLSLTEHEHPHEVVLEDEADTDARVSELKHIRQDLSTEELYLQACKLVGVVPVRYFLRNLGCTTINLNHHGLGPLGGKALAIALVTDMHTTTLELADNFLLAEGARYLMEMLRANFTIQNLDLSDNHLQSAGAECVAKMLLENISIKSLKLAGNKFAEDDAKWFADAFSSNYRVKELDLSHNQFCGRGGEHLGQMIANNDGIEALDLSWNHLRMKGAVAFCAGLKVNTTLKHLDLSWNGFGNEGALALGEALKFNNTLVHLDLNNNRITDEGASLLCKGLEANDTLRVLQLAYNSLTVEGALTLINVVKNTPKTAIEEINICNVLVNENFVQLLELICQEHPSLEVQYGGVGGFIAKKPRKRIDPMKVIQDYLDQRKLRLWDFFRNIDKDGTMRVPVVDFRKAVQQSSIPLERFQIEELIQRLDRDRTGIVDYRGLADTRKQMMRDHRRQLRKVESRQKKEKQKSDRILKTFESAVEAVTPRSSMIISPGAAKEDSSGPQHFSATPLSSWHHIIMSNSSRYSVNNMSSEHVHLPMIGNPSRSPDMRSYSQPNLFASIPKPSTSKPTSAQGLHSTSNPSVASSKLSPTANLTRSRPALNTEPTSKAKVKGKKKKTKKRKEKI